A portion of the Pseudomonas koreensis genome contains these proteins:
- a CDS encoding DUF3999 domain-containing protein, with translation MSRMLNLGWLALGVVMLAGAQEKPADFATQVPLSVSGNGPWYRLDLPLSAQLQARQTDLSDLRVFNAAGEAQAYALARESAQTRDDGKLQEVKWFPLYNAADASERAPNVRVQSTTNGTLVEVQPSSQLEAGEEVLRGWLLDASAIKAPLQQLILDWTSERDGFQRFTIEASDDLQHWQSWGEGQVARLTFSDERIEQHEVTLPGQTARYVRLLWESPGSAPILTSAQLKSSDPRNLPLPLVWSPSVAGTSSKSGEYIWQLPMGLNVERVQVELKQPNSLAPVALAGRRESNLPWQAMSSGLLYRLTQNNQDVVQNEIALSGQTVQHLKLTVDERGGGLGEQAPDLKYAVRATQVIFLARGEGPYSLALGNPHVKAANLPLATLIPDFKPQMLATLGKAAVQGEALATQTSTATTAAVAGTNWKKLGLWAVLLLSVVFLAAMAFSLLRKPPTNT, from the coding sequence TTGAGTCGCATGCTGAATCTGGGGTGGTTGGCGCTGGGCGTGGTGATGCTGGCCGGCGCTCAGGAAAAACCGGCGGACTTCGCTACGCAGGTGCCATTGTCGGTGAGCGGCAACGGTCCGTGGTATCGCCTCGACCTGCCGCTGAGCGCGCAATTGCAGGCGCGCCAGACCGATCTCAGCGACCTGCGCGTATTCAACGCTGCCGGCGAAGCGCAGGCTTACGCCTTGGCTCGCGAGTCGGCGCAGACCCGCGACGACGGCAAGCTGCAGGAGGTCAAGTGGTTCCCGCTGTACAACGCCGCCGACGCCAGCGAGCGTGCGCCGAATGTGCGCGTGCAGTCGACCACCAATGGCACGCTGGTGGAAGTGCAGCCGTCCTCGCAACTGGAGGCGGGCGAGGAAGTGCTGCGTGGCTGGCTGCTCGATGCCAGCGCGATAAAGGCGCCGCTGCAGCAGTTGATCCTCGACTGGACCAGCGAGCGCGACGGTTTCCAGCGTTTCACCATCGAAGCCAGCGACGATCTGCAGCACTGGCAGTCCTGGGGCGAAGGCCAAGTGGCACGGCTGACCTTTTCCGATGAGCGCATCGAACAGCACGAAGTGACCTTGCCGGGGCAAACCGCGCGTTATGTGCGCCTGCTGTGGGAGTCGCCGGGTTCGGCGCCGATCCTGACCTCGGCGCAACTGAAAAGCAGCGACCCGCGCAACTTGCCGCTGCCCTTGGTCTGGTCGCCGAGCGTGGCCGGCACCAGCAGCAAATCCGGGGAATACATCTGGCAGCTGCCGATGGGGCTGAATGTGGAACGGGTGCAGGTGGAGCTGAAACAGCCGAACAGCCTGGCGCCGGTCGCGCTAGCTGGCCGGCGCGAAAGCAACCTGCCTTGGCAAGCAATGAGCAGTGGCTTGCTGTATCGCCTGACCCAGAACAATCAGGACGTGGTACAGAACGAAATCGCGCTGTCCGGGCAGACCGTGCAGCATCTCAAGCTGACCGTGGATGAGCGCGGCGGCGGTCTGGGTGAGCAGGCGCCGGACCTGAAATATGCGGTGCGCGCCACGCAGGTGATTTTCCTCGCCCGGGGCGAAGGGCCGTACAGTCTGGCGCTGGGCAATCCGCATGTGAAAGCGGCGAACCTGCCGCTGGCAACGCTTATTCCGGATTTCAAACCACAGATGCTGGCCACACTGGGCAAGGCAGCGGTGCAGGGCGAGGCGCTGGCCACGCAAACCTCGACGGCGACGACGGCGGCGGTGGCCGGGACCAACTGGAAGAAGCTCGGCTTGTGGGCGGTGTTGTTGCTCAGTGTGGTGTTTCTCGCAGCGATGGCGTTCAGCCTGTTGCGCAAGCCCCCGACCAATACCTGA
- a CDS encoding class 1 fructose-bisphosphatase, whose translation MSRVTLSRYLIEQTRSNNTPADLRFLIEVVARACKEISHAVSKGALGGVLGSMGTENVQGEVQKKLDVLSNEILLEANEWGGHLAGMASEEMDNAYQIPGKYPKGAYLLVFDPLDGSSNIDINAPVGTIFSVLRCPNEYLSQNEPLNEKAFLQPGTQQVAAGYAIYGPQTMLVLTLGDGVKGFTLDREMGSFVLTHEDITIPETTQEFAINMSNQRHWEAPVQRYVGELLAGEEGPLKKNYNMRWVAAMVADVHRILTRGGLFMYPRDSREPSKPGKLRLMYEANPMSFLVEQAGGASTDGHQRILDIQPEGLHQRVAVFLGSKEEVARATAYHKE comes from the coding sequence ATGTCCCGCGTTACCTTGAGTCGCTATTTGATTGAGCAGACCCGCAGCAACAACACTCCTGCCGATCTGCGCTTTTTGATCGAAGTGGTGGCGCGTGCCTGCAAGGAGATCAGCCACGCCGTGTCCAAAGGCGCCCTGGGTGGTGTTCTGGGCAGCATGGGCACCGAGAACGTACAAGGCGAAGTGCAGAAGAAGCTCGACGTGCTGTCGAACGAGATCCTGCTCGAAGCCAACGAATGGGGCGGTCACCTGGCCGGCATGGCGTCCGAAGAAATGGACAATGCCTACCAGATCCCGGGCAAATATCCGAAAGGCGCGTACCTGCTGGTATTCGATCCACTGGACGGCTCGTCGAACATCGACATCAACGCCCCGGTCGGCACGATCTTCTCGGTATTGCGTTGCCCGAACGAATACCTGAGCCAGAACGAGCCGCTGAACGAAAAAGCCTTCTTGCAGCCAGGCACCCAGCAAGTGGCCGCCGGCTACGCGATCTACGGCCCGCAGACCATGCTGGTGCTGACCTTGGGCGACGGCGTTAAAGGCTTCACCCTGGATCGTGAGATGGGCAGCTTCGTCCTGACTCACGAAGACATCACCATTCCTGAAACCACCCAGGAATTCGCCATCAACATGTCCAACCAGCGTCACTGGGAAGCCCCGGTGCAGCGCTACGTCGGTGAATTGCTAGCCGGTGAAGAAGGCCCGTTGAAGAAGAACTACAACATGCGCTGGGTCGCGGCGATGGTTGCCGACGTGCACCGTATCCTGACCCGTGGCGGTCTGTTCATGTATCCGCGCGACAGCCGCGAGCCATCCAAGCCGGGCAAGCTGCGCCTGATGTACGAAGCCAACCCGATGTCGTTCCTCGTCGAACAAGCCGGCGGCGCGTCCACCGATGGTCACCAGCGTATTCTCGACATCCAGCCGGAAGGCCTGCACCAGCGCGTTGCAGTGTTCCTCGGTTCGAAAGAAGAAGTCGCCCGCGCCACGGCCTACCACAAGGAATAA
- a CDS encoding DUF2339 domain-containing protein, producing MQWMFMLIGLVLGGLFDESFSGALLGALLGLVIGQTLRIARLGAQAAEQQRQLEQVREALQGVAQRLFVLEGSPSNAPTPPPEVEPVAEPFDVAEQAAPTPELIWELPPELEPISAAARETSQPLPADVWRAEPAPAASPQQPAEPRGPNLVERGISAARNWLFGGNTVLRVGVVLLFFGLAFLLRYATEGMVVPIELRYAGVAAAALALLALGWWLRRRNSHYALMLQGTGIAVLYLTVFAAMRLHPLLDPSAALGLLVAVTVFSAILAITQDALGLAAAAALGGFAAPILTSTGEGNHVALFSYFALLNAGILAIAWFKAWRLLNLIGFVGTFGIGFAWGLRSYTPELLWSTEPFLIVFFLMYLAIGLLFARRKLRDLPNAPTEADREALLQWSARKGDYVDGTMLFGPPIIGFGLQFALVQHLEFAAAFSALALGMIYMALAKVLMGGRAMLLGETCLALGVIFASLAIPLGLDARWTSAAWAVEGAGIFWLGLRQHRPFARAFALLLQLGSALAFLSQLQPGESSLLDGAPLGALMLGAALLFSFFQLRKATPEQTLPWERQGLPVLACLGLTFLYLLAPLFLFIQGTAISWALAGLATLFVGLRIQSRTFLFTAFAVQLLGGALFLLRLQTAGEDSAAVFSAGWSGLLSASLIGLALIGGMLLAARDEMVRGDVRLLRGLSVVLLAGLVLINLAVLFVLPWQTASAVWAASGLLIIWLSLYLQQRLSFVFGLLLQVIGGPAFLLAGPELLGPLSSEGLKPLAHGGFWTPLVLGLAAMVGAWRLQLGNHASAFDALSLQRLSQVLLVWGAGWWTLAWVSEILRFASPDLQGTLLLLVAAISVALLTLLALRLKWPALGLLCTLLIPAAALILLGAWHGRYHPAADFGWLAWPALFAVHFFSLRRLASMLPARALSAAHVLGCWLLIGVLALELRYGLLLMSEQYNAWRWLGWAILPSVYLLLMAAPRDWPWPVAAFTREYRLYAAAPLAVLMLAWFWLANGVSDGNAEPLPYVPLLNPLELGLLFALFGVYVWSRSAVTRLSVRQDYADHATQLIAGVSLFAFCTALVTRAAHHWAGIPFELDQLLASMLVQAGLSIVWTLMALGLMIGGHLRHRREVWLIGAALIALVVAKLIFVELSNRGGLARIVSFIGVGVLLLVVGYFAPLPPKRVEAEPAADKPAPETEGVAS from the coding sequence ATGCAATGGATGTTCATGTTGATCGGGCTGGTGCTCGGTGGACTGTTTGACGAGTCATTCAGTGGCGCGCTGTTGGGGGCGCTGCTGGGGCTGGTCATCGGCCAGACGCTACGCATTGCACGCCTTGGCGCGCAGGCGGCGGAGCAGCAGCGCCAACTCGAACAGGTGCGGGAAGCCTTGCAGGGCGTGGCTCAGCGGCTGTTTGTGCTGGAGGGCTCGCCCTCGAATGCGCCAACACCGCCACCTGAAGTCGAGCCTGTCGCCGAACCCTTCGACGTGGCTGAGCAGGCCGCCCCGACCCCTGAGCTGATCTGGGAGCTGCCTCCCGAACTCGAACCGATCTCAGCCGCCGCCCGCGAAACCAGTCAGCCGCTACCGGCTGATGTCTGGCGCGCCGAGCCGGCGCCTGCTGCCTCTCCACAACAACCAGCCGAACCCCGTGGCCCTAACCTGGTCGAACGCGGCATCAGCGCTGCGCGCAACTGGCTGTTCGGCGGCAACACCGTGTTGCGCGTCGGTGTGGTGCTGCTGTTTTTCGGTCTGGCGTTTTTGCTGCGTTACGCCACCGAAGGCATGGTCGTGCCGATCGAGTTGCGTTACGCCGGTGTCGCGGCAGCGGCATTGGCCCTGCTGGCGCTGGGCTGGTGGCTGCGCCGGCGCAACAGCCACTATGCGTTGATGCTGCAAGGCACCGGGATCGCGGTGTTGTACCTGACGGTGTTTGCGGCGATGCGTCTGCATCCGTTGCTCGATCCGTCTGCTGCACTCGGCCTGCTGGTCGCGGTGACGGTGTTCTCGGCGATTCTGGCGATCACTCAGGATGCGCTCGGATTGGCCGCAGCGGCGGCACTTGGTGGTTTCGCCGCGCCAATCCTGACTTCTACCGGCGAAGGCAACCACGTCGCCCTGTTCAGCTATTTCGCCTTGCTCAACGCCGGGATTCTCGCCATCGCCTGGTTCAAGGCCTGGCGCCTGCTCAACCTGATCGGCTTTGTCGGCACCTTCGGCATCGGTTTCGCCTGGGGCCTGCGTTCCTACACGCCGGAACTGCTGTGGAGCACCGAGCCGTTCCTGATTGTGTTTTTCCTCATGTACCTCGCCATCGGCCTGCTCTTCGCCCGGCGCAAATTGCGCGACTTGCCGAACGCTCCGACGGAGGCTGATCGCGAGGCGCTGCTGCAATGGTCGGCACGCAAGGGTGATTACGTCGACGGCACCATGCTGTTCGGCCCGCCGATCATTGGCTTCGGTTTGCAGTTCGCCTTGGTCCAGCACCTCGAATTTGCGGCGGCGTTCAGTGCGTTGGCGCTGGGCATGATCTATATGGCGCTGGCCAAAGTTTTGATGGGCGGGCGCGCGATGCTGCTGGGCGAAACCTGCCTGGCGCTGGGAGTGATTTTCGCCAGCCTGGCGATTCCGCTGGGGCTCGATGCGCGCTGGACTTCTGCGGCGTGGGCCGTGGAAGGCGCGGGAATTTTCTGGCTCGGGTTGCGTCAGCATCGGCCGTTTGCCCGGGCCTTTGCCTTACTGCTGCAACTGGGTTCGGCACTGGCGTTTCTCAGCCAGTTGCAGCCCGGCGAGAGCAGCCTGCTCGACGGCGCACCGCTGGGCGCGCTGATGCTTGGCGCCGCGCTGCTGTTCAGTTTCTTCCAACTGCGCAAGGCTACGCCCGAGCAAACATTGCCGTGGGAAAGGCAAGGCCTGCCAGTGCTGGCGTGTCTGGGTCTGACGTTCCTGTATCTGCTGGCGCCGTTGTTCCTGTTCATCCAGGGCACAGCGATCAGTTGGGCCTTGGCCGGGTTGGCGACCTTGTTTGTTGGCTTGCGAATTCAATCGCGCACATTCCTGTTTACCGCGTTCGCCGTGCAGTTGCTGGGCGGCGCGTTGTTCCTGTTGCGCCTGCAAACGGCCGGCGAAGATTCGGCGGCGGTGTTCAGCGCTGGATGGAGCGGTTTGCTCAGTGCGTCCTTGATCGGGCTGGCCTTGATCGGCGGCATGCTGCTCGCGGCGCGGGACGAGATGGTGCGCGGCGATGTGCGCCTGCTGCGCGGCTTGTCGGTGGTGCTGCTGGCCGGCTTGGTGCTGATCAATCTGGCGGTGCTGTTCGTGCTGCCGTGGCAAACCGCGAGTGCAGTGTGGGCGGCCAGCGGCTTGCTGATCATCTGGCTGAGCCTGTACCTGCAACAGCGTCTGAGTTTCGTCTTCGGGTTGCTGTTGCAGGTGATCGGCGGCCCCGCGTTTTTGCTCGCCGGCCCCGAGTTGCTCGGGCCGCTGTCCAGCGAAGGGCTGAAACCGTTGGCCCATGGCGGATTCTGGACGCCGTTGGTACTGGGGCTGGCGGCAATGGTCGGCGCGTGGCGCTTGCAACTGGGCAACCATGCCTCGGCGTTTGATGCCTTGAGTTTGCAGCGCTTGTCGCAAGTGCTGCTGGTCTGGGGCGCCGGCTGGTGGACGCTGGCGTGGGTCAGCGAAATCCTGCGTTTCGCCTCGCCAGACTTGCAAGGCACATTGTTGCTGCTAGTCGCTGCGATCAGTGTGGCGCTGTTGACGTTGTTGGCATTGCGCCTCAAATGGCCGGCGCTGGGTTTGCTTTGCACCTTGCTGATTCCGGCGGCGGCGCTGATTCTGCTCGGCGCGTGGCATGGACGTTATCACCCGGCCGCCGACTTCGGCTGGCTGGCCTGGCCAGCGCTGTTCGCGGTGCATTTCTTCAGTCTGCGCCGCTTGGCGTCGATGCTGCCGGCGCGCGCGTTGAGCGCGGCCCATGTTCTCGGTTGCTGGCTGCTGATCGGCGTGCTGGCGCTGGAGTTGCGTTACGGCCTGCTGCTGATGTCCGAGCAATACAACGCGTGGCGCTGGCTGGGCTGGGCGATTCTGCCGAGCGTTTACCTGTTGCTGATGGCGGCACCGCGCGACTGGCCGTGGCCGGTCGCCGCGTTCACCCGCGAGTACCGCTTGTATGCGGCGGCACCGCTGGCCGTGCTGATGCTGGCGTGGTTCTGGCTGGCCAATGGCGTCAGCGATGGCAATGCCGAACCGTTGCCCTATGTGCCGTTGCTCAACCCATTGGAGCTGGGTCTGCTGTTTGCGTTGTTCGGGGTTTATGTCTGGTCGCGCAGCGCCGTTACGCGGTTGTCGGTCCGCCAGGATTACGCGGACCACGCCACGCAACTGATCGCCGGGGTCTCGCTGTTCGCTTTCTGTACCGCGCTGGTCACTCGCGCTGCGCATCACTGGGCCGGCATTCCGTTCGAGCTTGATCAACTGCTCGCGTCGATGCTGGTGCAGGCCGGCCTGTCGATCGTCTGGACGTTGATGGCGCTGGGGCTGATGATCGGCGGCCATCTGCGCCATCGCCGCGAAGTGTGGCTGATCGGCGCGGCCCTGATTGCGCTGGTGGTGGCCAAACTGATTTTTGTCGAACTGAGCAACCGTGGCGGCCTCGCCCGGATCGTCTCGTTTATCGGTGTTGGCGTGTTGCTGCTGGTGGTCGGCTACTTTGCGCCGCTGCCGCCCAAACGCGTCGAGGCTGAACCGGCGGCGGACAAACCCGCGCCGGAAACCGAAGGAGTTGCATCTTGA
- a CDS encoding type II toxin-antitoxin system RelE/ParE family toxin, whose product MSIKVVILQSAQTDLKEIRTYLVKEFSSQIWQKTYADLKISILGLADLPYSGSIPEEIEKLNLGQYRQIISGMNRIIYEVREKTVFVHIIVDTRKSLPALLMKRLLRGSP is encoded by the coding sequence ATGAGTATAAAGGTGGTTATCCTTCAGTCCGCTCAAACAGATCTCAAAGAAATTCGCACGTACCTCGTCAAAGAATTCTCCAGCCAGATTTGGCAAAAAACCTATGCCGATCTCAAAATTTCGATTCTTGGTCTTGCAGATCTGCCTTATTCAGGATCGATTCCCGAAGAGATCGAAAAGCTCAATCTCGGCCAGTATCGGCAAATCATTTCAGGTATGAATCGGATTATTTATGAGGTGCGAGAAAAAACGGTTTTCGTCCATATCATTGTCGATACACGAAAAAGCCTACCGGCACTGTTGATGAAACGGCTTCTACGAGGCAGTCCTTGA
- a CDS encoding glycogen/starch/alpha-glucan phosphorylase, with protein MTQEPLVREAEVAAFRDAVLTKLTYAVGKDPDHAFDHDWFEAIALAARDHMVEHWMDHTRQIYRKGQKRVYYLSLEFLIGRLLYDSLSNLGLLDVAREALTELGVDLERIRLLEPDAALGNGGLGRLAACFMESMSTLGIAGHGYGIRYEHGLFRQAIVDGWQQEQTEHWLDFGNPWEFERPEVVYPIGFGGSVETVTDANGKTRQVWSPAETVRAIAYDTPVVGWRGASVNTLRLWRARAMEDLHLERFNAGDHLGAVAEVARAESISRVLYPADSTEAGQELRLRQEYFFVAASLQDLLRRHRNMHTSVLTLGDHAAIQLNDTHPSIAVAELMRQLVDVYDVAWDAAWQVTVDTLSYTNHTLLPEALETWPVGLMERMLPRHMQIIYLINAQHIDSLRAKGIHDFDVLRAVSLIEEDNGRRVRMGNLAFLGSHSVNGVSGLHTQLMRKTVFAELHKLYPERINNKTNGITFRRWLYQANPELTSMLIDALGPDVLDHPEERLLELEPFAEKTAFRKAFAEQRLHSKKALAYLIHERLGIAVNPAAMFDVQVKRIHEYKRQLLNLLHTVALYQAIRAEPEVDWVPRVKIFAGKAAASYHQAKLIIKLTNDIARVVNNDPTVRGLLKVVFLPNYNVSLAESIIPAADLSEQISTAGFEASGTSNMKFGLNGALTIGTLDGANVEMCERIGAEHMFIFGLSAQQVEARKQNHEFSAVPDIAASHRLNDVLQAIRSGVFSPDDTSRYTGLIDSLIDYDRFLVCADFDSYWEAQKRVDAHWHDSQNWWRSAVLNTSRMGWFSSDRTIREYATDIWKALE; from the coding sequence ATGACTCAAGAACCACTAGTTCGCGAAGCAGAGGTGGCCGCATTCCGCGACGCCGTCCTGACCAAACTCACCTATGCCGTGGGCAAAGACCCTGATCACGCCTTCGACCATGACTGGTTCGAAGCCATTGCCCTGGCCGCGCGTGATCACATGGTCGAACACTGGATGGACCACACCCGGCAGATCTACCGCAAAGGCCAGAAGCGGGTTTATTACCTCTCGCTGGAGTTTCTCATCGGCAGGCTGCTCTACGACAGCCTGAGCAACCTCGGCCTGCTCGACGTCGCCCGTGAGGCGTTGACCGAACTGGGCGTCGATCTGGAGCGCATCCGCCTGCTGGAGCCCGACGCGGCGCTCGGCAATGGCGGCCTCGGTCGTCTCGCGGCGTGCTTCATGGAAAGCATGTCGACCCTCGGCATCGCCGGCCATGGCTATGGCATTCGTTATGAACACGGCTTGTTCCGTCAGGCGATTGTCGATGGCTGGCAACAGGAGCAGACCGAGCACTGGCTGGATTTCGGCAACCCTTGGGAATTCGAACGGCCGGAAGTGGTGTACCCGATCGGCTTCGGCGGCAGCGTCGAAACCGTCACCGATGCCAATGGCAAAACCCGTCAGGTCTGGTCGCCGGCGGAAACCGTGCGCGCGATTGCCTACGACACGCCGGTGGTCGGCTGGCGCGGGGCGAGCGTCAACACCCTGCGCCTGTGGCGTGCCCGCGCCATGGAAGATCTGCACCTGGAGCGCTTCAACGCCGGTGACCACTTGGGCGCCGTGGCGGAAGTGGCCCGCGCCGAGAGTATCTCTCGCGTCCTCTACCCGGCAGACAGCACCGAAGCCGGGCAAGAGCTGCGTCTGCGTCAGGAATATTTCTTCGTCGCCGCCTCGCTGCAGGATCTGCTGCGCCGTCACCGCAACATGCACACCTCGGTGCTGACCCTTGGTGACCACGCGGCGATCCAGCTCAACGACACTCACCCGTCGATCGCGGTGGCCGAACTGATGCGCCAACTGGTCGACGTTTACGACGTGGCGTGGGACGCGGCGTGGCAAGTCACCGTCGACACGTTGTCGTACACCAACCACACGCTGCTGCCGGAAGCACTGGAAACCTGGCCGGTCGGGCTGATGGAGCGCATGCTGCCTCGGCACATGCAGATCATCTATCTGATCAACGCCCAGCACATCGACTCGCTGCGGGCCAAGGGCATTCACGACTTCGACGTATTGCGCGCGGTGTCGCTGATCGAAGAAGACAACGGCCGCCGGGTGCGCATGGGCAACCTCGCGTTCCTCGGTTCGCACAGCGTCAACGGCGTGTCCGGTCTGCATACGCAGCTGATGCGCAAAACCGTATTCGCCGAACTGCACAAGCTCTATCCGGAGCGGATCAACAACAAAACCAACGGCATCACCTTCCGCCGCTGGCTGTATCAGGCCAACCCGGAACTGACCTCGATGCTGATCGACGCTCTCGGCCCGGATGTGCTCGACCATCCCGAAGAGCGCCTGCTCGAACTTGAACCGTTCGCCGAGAAAACCGCGTTCCGCAAAGCGTTCGCCGAGCAGCGTTTGCACAGCAAGAAGGCGCTGGCCTATCTGATTCACGAACGCCTGGGGATTGCAGTCAATCCGGCGGCCATGTTCGATGTGCAGGTCAAACGGATCCACGAATACAAACGCCAGTTGCTCAACCTGCTGCACACCGTGGCGTTGTACCAGGCGATTCGTGCCGAGCCGGAAGTCGACTGGGTGCCACGGGTGAAGATTTTCGCCGGTAAAGCGGCGGCGAGTTATCACCAGGCCAAATTGATCATCAAACTGACCAACGACATCGCCCGGGTGGTGAATAACGACCCGACTGTGCGCGGCCTGCTGAAAGTGGTGTTCCTGCCCAACTACAACGTCAGCCTGGCCGAGAGCATCATCCCGGCGGCGGACTTGTCCGAGCAGATTTCCACCGCCGGTTTCGAGGCCTCGGGCACCAGTAACATGAAGTTCGGCCTCAACGGCGCGCTGACCATCGGCACCCTCGACGGTGCCAACGTGGAAATGTGTGAGCGCATCGGTGCCGAGCACATGTTCATCTTCGGCCTCAGTGCGCAACAGGTTGAAGCGCGCAAGCAGAACCACGAGTTCAGCGCCGTGCCCGACATCGCCGCGTCCCATCGGTTGAATGATGTGCTGCAAGCGATTCGCAGCGGTGTGTTCTCGCCGGACGACACCTCGCGCTACACCGGCCTGATCGACTCGTTGATCGACTATGACCGCTTCCTGGTCTGCGCCGACTTCGACTCCTACTGGGAAGCGCAGAAGCGCGTCGATGCGCACTGGCATGACTCGCAGAACTGGTGGCGCTCGGCGGTGCTCAACACCTCGCGGATGGGCTGGTTCTCCTCGGACCGGACGATTCGCGAATACGCCACGGATATCTGGAAAGCTTTGGAGTAA
- a CDS encoding type II toxin-antitoxin system Phd/YefM family antitoxin: MKLSSQIKPISYLKSHTAEIVKSITESREPLVITQNGEAKLVVMDVKSFEEQEGTMALLKLLAMGNREIEEGKFNDAQDVFAELDKADHQ, from the coding sequence ATGAAGCTTTCTTCGCAAATCAAACCGATCAGTTACCTGAAAAGCCATACGGCCGAGATCGTCAAATCAATCACTGAGAGCCGCGAGCCGCTGGTAATTACCCAAAACGGTGAAGCCAAGTTAGTCGTTATGGATGTGAAGAGTTTTGAAGAGCAAGAAGGCACGATGGCCTTGCTCAAATTGTTGGCGATGGGTAATCGGGAGATTGAGGAAGGCAAGTTCAATGACGCTCAAGATGTCTTTGCCGAACTGGATAAGGCCGATCATCAATGA
- a CDS encoding DUF924 family protein, whose amino-acid sequence MHAPWQPLLDWWFGHAESPDEISADKGKLWFGKRNSQDLEAQTRFGVFVDQALAGELTEWTQCPEGWLSVVLLLDQLPRMIYRDTPKAFSGDLLAQKLVAQGVAADFDRQLKPIQRVFIYLVFEHCENLAVQNEAVSRFMALVAEQPEAERAVFADNLDYAERHRKVIAQFGRFPHRNSVLGRESTVEELEFLGQPGARF is encoded by the coding sequence ATGCACGCGCCCTGGCAGCCGTTGCTTGACTGGTGGTTCGGACACGCCGAATCACCGGACGAGATATCGGCTGACAAGGGCAAGTTGTGGTTCGGTAAGCGAAACAGCCAGGACCTCGAAGCGCAGACGCGTTTCGGGGTCTTTGTCGATCAGGCCCTGGCCGGCGAATTGACCGAGTGGACGCAATGTCCCGAAGGTTGGCTGTCGGTAGTGCTGCTGCTCGATCAACTGCCGCGCATGATCTACCGCGATACCCCCAAAGCATTTTCCGGCGATCTGCTTGCACAGAAACTTGTCGCGCAAGGCGTTGCGGCAGATTTTGATCGGCAGTTGAAGCCGATTCAGCGCGTGTTCATTTATCTGGTGTTCGAACACTGCGAAAACCTCGCGGTGCAGAACGAAGCCGTATCGCGCTTCATGGCGCTGGTGGCTGAACAGCCGGAGGCGGAGCGGGCGGTGTTTGCCGATAACCTAGACTATGCCGAGCGGCATCGGAAAGTGATTGCGCAGTTTGGAAGATTTCCGCACCGCAATTCGGTGTTGGGGCGGGAGTCTACGGTGGAGGAGTTGGAGTTTCTTGGTCAACCCGGAGCCCGGTTCTAA